Proteins co-encoded in one Novipirellula artificiosorum genomic window:
- a CDS encoding EF-hand domain-containing protein, with protein sequence MNAKHSLIAVVFALLATVSLSAQPPGRGGGDRGGGDRGGGGGFGGGPGGGFGGGPGGGFGGGPGGGRGGGDRGGGGGAPGGGAPGGDRSSRGGGGGFDPSSMLQRFDTNGNGVLDPDEQKAGPGQFIVSRAAQIDSSIVAGKAVPLSKLGEAFQKMREGAGDRGNSERGRTPSDPDAGLTAELLVPGFGNEETLAPLLGFGPNSEMMSVTITDEDKREAQERIRQYDRNGDSQLSKEELQRGRFSGNPLDFDTNRDGKLSATELSVRYARRREVKEEEEATRRRDNRNRRGDEKKEESVTDYFNGRKSYRINAERSLPEGIPGFFADKDVNGDAQVSMVEFASEWSDEVLTEYFKCDLNRDGVITVQEVVQAVEEGAQVNAPAGRSEMASTSSAAATGEASGSTASTAGGGARPDEKLMSYAERIIERNDKNGDKALTASEWEEMLLNPAPADADRDGRITILEYAQWMQSRSK encoded by the coding sequence ATGAACGCAAAACACTCACTCATCGCCGTCGTTTTTGCCCTCTTGGCAACCGTTTCCTTGTCAGCCCAGCCCCCAGGGCGGGGTGGCGGTGATCGTGGAGGTGGTGATCGCGGTGGCGGTGGTGGTTTCGGCGGCGGACCCGGTGGTGGTTTCGGCGGCGGACCTGGTGGTGGTTTCGGTGGCGGACCCGGTGGTGGCCGAGGTGGCGGCGACCGGGGCGGTGGCGGTGGTGCACCCGGTGGCGGTGCGCCCGGTGGCGATCGCAGTAGCCGCGGCGGCGGGGGAGGGTTTGACCCTTCGTCGATGCTGCAACGGTTTGACACCAACGGAAACGGTGTGCTCGATCCCGATGAGCAAAAGGCCGGCCCGGGGCAGTTCATCGTCAGCCGCGCCGCGCAGATCGACAGCAGCATTGTTGCGGGAAAAGCGGTGCCCCTTAGTAAGTTGGGCGAGGCCTTCCAGAAAATGCGCGAAGGGGCCGGGGACCGCGGCAACAGCGAGCGAGGACGAACGCCTAGCGATCCCGATGCGGGACTGACGGCGGAATTGCTCGTCCCCGGGTTTGGGAACGAAGAGACGCTCGCGCCGCTGCTGGGCTTCGGACCGAACTCGGAAATGATGTCGGTGACGATCACCGACGAAGACAAACGCGAGGCCCAGGAGCGAATTCGCCAATATGATCGCAATGGTGATTCTCAATTGTCGAAAGAGGAACTGCAACGAGGCCGTTTTTCAGGGAATCCTCTCGATTTTGACACCAATCGCGATGGCAAATTGTCCGCGACCGAATTGTCCGTTCGCTATGCCCGACGGCGAGAGGTCAAGGAAGAGGAGGAAGCGACGCGTCGCCGCGACAATCGCAACCGCCGTGGTGACGAAAAGAAAGAGGAATCGGTGACCGATTACTTCAACGGCCGCAAATCCTATCGCATCAATGCGGAACGTTCGCTTCCCGAAGGCATCCCCGGTTTCTTTGCCGACAAAGATGTCAATGGTGACGCCCAAGTGTCGATGGTCGAGTTCGCGAGCGAGTGGAGCGATGAAGTGCTGACGGAGTACTTCAAATGCGACTTGAATCGAGATGGTGTGATCACGGTTCAAGAAGTCGTGCAGGCTGTCGAAGAGGGAGCGCAAGTGAACGCGCCGGCGGGCCGATCGGAAATGGCATCGACCTCCTCGGCCGCCGCTACGGGCGAAGCGTCAGGCTCAACGGCCTCCACCGCGGGTGGGGGCGCAAGGCCTGATGAAAAGCTGATGAGCTATGCCGAGCGGATTATCGAACGCAACGACAAGAACGGCGACAAAGCGCTGACGGCGTCCGAGTGGGAAGAGATGCTGCTCAATCCAGCACCGGCCGACGCAGACCGCGACGGGCGAATCACGATCCTGGAATACGCACAGTGGATGCAGTCGCGTTCCAAATAG